The Zingiber officinale cultivar Zhangliang chromosome 9A, Zo_v1.1, whole genome shotgun sequence genome window below encodes:
- the LOC122019649 gene encoding RNA pseudouridine synthase 2, chloroplastic-like isoform X2, producing the protein MLRRYPVPAISSSSYSCFSSSLNLLLRSPTRCRVPRRALCCCNQSTGPESPPPPVVIRANHAGLRLEEKVEVGLQKTRIDSWISSRIRGVSRARIQSSIKSGLVSVNGRTVNKASHVVKGGDMVYCMVSKLQPLRAEPEDIPLDIVYEDEHVLVVNKPAHMVVHPAPGNPNGTLVNAILHHCRLPTMACVKSNQASEADEYSDSDSEIEDLCTEQYTAEGIDLENCDALIRPGIVHRLDKGTSGLLVVAKDDHSHSHLAEQFKQHTIHRVYISLTSGIPNPSSGRIEVPIARDSNNRIRMAAVSGLNNSRHARYAASRYKVIEDFARGGAAMVQWRLETGRTHQIRAHAKYLGIPLLGDEVYGGTKSMALSLLRPRIPSSLHGHLTNILSKLERPCLHAFSLGFKHPHTGEFLRFSCPPPEDFSEIWWKH; encoded by the exons ATGCTGCGGCGGTATCCTGTTCCGGCGATCTCTTCCTCTTCGTATTCGTGTTTCTCCTCTTCTCTCAATCTCCTTCTCCGAAGCCCTACTCGGTGCAGGGTTCCTCGAAGAGCCCTCTGCTGCTGCAATCAATCTACCGGGCCGGAATCGCCGCCTCCGCCGGTTGTGATCCGAGCCAACCATGCGGGGTTGAGGCTGGAGGAAAAGGTCGAGGTCGGGTTGCAGAAGACGAGGATTGATTCGTGGATTTCCTCCCGGATTCGTGGCGTCAGCCGAGCTCGGATCCAATCCAGCATCAAGTCTGGCCTCGTTTCGGTCAATGGTCGAACCGTTAATAAG GCTTCCCATGTTGTTAAAGGAGGGGACATGGTTTACTGCATGGTTTCTAAGTTGCAGCCTTTGAGGGCTGAGCCAGAAGATATACCTTTGGATATTGTATACGAAGATGAGCATGTTCTAGTCGTGAACAAACCTGCACATATG GTTGTTCATCCTGCACCTGGAAATCCGAATGGCACATTGGTGAATGCCATTCTCCACCATTGTAGGCTTCCAACCATGGCATGTGTAAAAAGTAACCAAGCATCTGAAGCTGATGAATATTCCGACTCTGACAGTGAAATCGAAGACCTTTGTACCGAGCAGTATACAGCTGAAGGAATAGATCTAGAAAATTGTGATGCTTTGATTAGACCTGGTATTGTGCACAGATTGGACAAAGGGACAAGTGGCCTTCTTGTTGTAGCCAAG GATGACCATTCACATTCCCACCTAGCTGAACAATTCAAACAACATACCATCCACAGAGTGTACATCAGTCTTACTTCTGGCATCCCTAACCCAAGTTCTGGAAGAATAGAGGTGCCAATAGCACGCGATTCTAATAACAGGATCCGAATGGCTGCTGTGTCTGGTTTAAACAACAGTAGGCATGCACGCTATGCTGCTAGTAG GTACAAAGTAATTGAGGATTTTGCTCGCGGGGGAGCTGCAATGGTGCAATGGAGATTGGAAACAGGACGCACACATCAG ATCCGCGCACATGCAAAGTACCTTGGGATTCCCTTATTAGGCGATGAAGTTTATGGAGGCACAAAAAGCATGGCGTTGTCGCTTCTTCGACCAAGAATACCATCTTCTCTCCATGGTCACCTCACAAACATTTTGTCGAAGTTAGAGAGGCCGTGCCTCCATGCTTTCTCACTAGG ATTTAAGCATCCTCACACAGGTGAATTCCTACGGTTTTCATGCCCTCCACCTGAAGATTTTTCTGAG ATCTGGTGGAAGCACTGA
- the LOC122019649 gene encoding RNA pseudouridine synthase 2, chloroplastic-like isoform X1, whose product MLRRYPVPAISSSSYSCFSSSLNLLLRSPTRCRVPRRALCCCNQSTGPESPPPPVVIRANHAGLRLEEKVEVGLQKTRIDSWISSRIRGVSRARIQSSIKSGLVSVNGRTVNKASHVVKGGDMVYCMVSKLQPLRAEPEDIPLDIVYEDEHVLVVNKPAHMVVHPAPGNPNGTLVNAILHHCRLPTMACVKSNQASEADEYSDSDSEIEDLCTEQYTAEGIDLENCDALIRPGIVHRLDKGTSGLLVVAKDDHSHSHLAEQFKQHTIHRVYISLTSGIPNPSSGRIEVPIARDSNNRIRMAAVSGLNNSRHARYAASRYKVIEDFARGGAAMVQWRLETGRTHQIRAHAKYLGIPLLGDEVYGGTKSMALSLLRPRIPSSLHGHLTNILSKLERPCLHAFSLGFKHPHTGEFLRFSCPPPEDFSELQFFKYYNKGEHNAQHFETISS is encoded by the exons ATGCTGCGGCGGTATCCTGTTCCGGCGATCTCTTCCTCTTCGTATTCGTGTTTCTCCTCTTCTCTCAATCTCCTTCTCCGAAGCCCTACTCGGTGCAGGGTTCCTCGAAGAGCCCTCTGCTGCTGCAATCAATCTACCGGGCCGGAATCGCCGCCTCCGCCGGTTGTGATCCGAGCCAACCATGCGGGGTTGAGGCTGGAGGAAAAGGTCGAGGTCGGGTTGCAGAAGACGAGGATTGATTCGTGGATTTCCTCCCGGATTCGTGGCGTCAGCCGAGCTCGGATCCAATCCAGCATCAAGTCTGGCCTCGTTTCGGTCAATGGTCGAACCGTTAATAAG GCTTCCCATGTTGTTAAAGGAGGGGACATGGTTTACTGCATGGTTTCTAAGTTGCAGCCTTTGAGGGCTGAGCCAGAAGATATACCTTTGGATATTGTATACGAAGATGAGCATGTTCTAGTCGTGAACAAACCTGCACATATG GTTGTTCATCCTGCACCTGGAAATCCGAATGGCACATTGGTGAATGCCATTCTCCACCATTGTAGGCTTCCAACCATGGCATGTGTAAAAAGTAACCAAGCATCTGAAGCTGATGAATATTCCGACTCTGACAGTGAAATCGAAGACCTTTGTACCGAGCAGTATACAGCTGAAGGAATAGATCTAGAAAATTGTGATGCTTTGATTAGACCTGGTATTGTGCACAGATTGGACAAAGGGACAAGTGGCCTTCTTGTTGTAGCCAAG GATGACCATTCACATTCCCACCTAGCTGAACAATTCAAACAACATACCATCCACAGAGTGTACATCAGTCTTACTTCTGGCATCCCTAACCCAAGTTCTGGAAGAATAGAGGTGCCAATAGCACGCGATTCTAATAACAGGATCCGAATGGCTGCTGTGTCTGGTTTAAACAACAGTAGGCATGCACGCTATGCTGCTAGTAG GTACAAAGTAATTGAGGATTTTGCTCGCGGGGGAGCTGCAATGGTGCAATGGAGATTGGAAACAGGACGCACACATCAG ATCCGCGCACATGCAAAGTACCTTGGGATTCCCTTATTAGGCGATGAAGTTTATGGAGGCACAAAAAGCATGGCGTTGTCGCTTCTTCGACCAAGAATACCATCTTCTCTCCATGGTCACCTCACAAACATTTTGTCGAAGTTAGAGAGGCCGTGCCTCCATGCTTTCTCACTAGG ATTTAAGCATCCTCACACAGGTGAATTCCTACGGTTTTCATGCCCTCCACCTGAAGATTTTTCTGAG CTGCAATTCTTTAAATATTATAACAAAGGAGAACACAATGCACAACATTTTGAAACAATTTCTAGCTAG
- the LOC122019757 gene encoding probable long-chain-alcohol O-fatty-acyltransferase 4: MEELKAAGKVVLWVIAAMAGARFVASRTKPGRLRFLFLLPVVCLLPFLPMHFSTIHLRSISAFFLAWLALFKLFLLSAGSGPLSADLPFFTFLASATLPVKLVHQKSPQKPKNPTTTSLFLPSAAKAALLSVLISCYRFKDTIHPYLLLSIYSIHVYLALDLVLATAAVVASLLLPRGLQLEPQFDAPYLSTSLTDFWGRRWNIMVSAILRPSVYLPVRNRCGRPAGVLATFFVSGLMHEFMFWYLTLAPPTGEVTAFFAIHAVCVVAEAVARRLGWRLPAPVATPLTLGFVAATGFWLFFPPILRSRTDEAVLTECTAVMSFPEAAVTKILEWGRLT, encoded by the coding sequence ATGGAAGAGCTGAAGGCGGCGGGGAAGGTGGTTCTGTGGGTGATCGCGGCGATGGCCGGCGCCCGCTTCGTCGCCTCTCGGACAAAACCCGGCAGGCTCCGGTTCCTATTCCTCCTCCCTGTTGTCTGCCTCCTCCCTTTCCTCCCGATGCACTTCTCCACCATTCACCTCCGCAGCATCTCCGCCTTCTTCCTCGCCTGGCTCGCCTTGTTCAAGCTCTTTCTCCTCTCCGCCGGCTCCGGTCCACTCTCCGCCGACCTCCCCTTCTTCACCTTCCTCGCCTCAGCCACCCTCCCCGTCAAGCTGGTCCACCAAAAATCGCCACAAAAACCTAAAAACCCGACCACCACCTCCCTGTTCCTCCCCTCCGCCGCCAAGGCCGCCCTCCTCTCCGTTCTCATCTCCTGTTACCGATTCAAAGACACGATCCATCCTTACCTGCTCCTCTCCATTTACTCGATCCACGTGTACCTCGCCCTCGACCTGGTTCTCGCCACGGCCGCCGTCGTCGCGTCGCTCCTCCTCCCGCGGGGCCTCCAGCTGGAACCACAGTTCGACGCGCCTTACCTCTCCACCTCCCTCACCGACTTCTGGGGCCGCCGCTGGAACATCATGGTCTCCGCCATCCTCCGTCCGTCGGTCTATCTCCCCGTCCGCAACCGATGCGGCCGCCCGGCTGGCGTCCTCGCGACCTTCTTCGTCTCCGGCCTGATGCACGAGTTCATGTTCTGGTACCTGACCCTCGCACCGCCCACCGGGGAGGTGACTGCGTTCTTCGCGATCCACGCCGTCTGCGTCGTGGCGGAGGCGGTGGCCCGGCGGTTAGGGTGGCGACTGCCTGCGCCAGTGGCGACGCCGCTGACTCTGGGGTTCGTAGCGGCGACGGGCTTCTGGCTCTTCTTCCCGCCGATCCTCAGGAGCAGGACGGATGAGGCGGTGTTGACGGAGTGTACGGCGGTGATGTCTTTTCCGGAAGCCGCCGTCACGAAGATTCTGGAATGGGGCCGGTTGACTTGA
- the LOC122019756 gene encoding probable galacturonosyltransferase 3, which translates to MEKGFFDIQILLIIVAAAFFFIQVHGFTADSSLGQGNFQQPEENIYIAVSYVDSSGKFRTQKVDSKTLSSSWVWESSIDGNLSQQIIGQIPEKLTEHPMNVTEESVHPPTYYNQPSNPIDPIKLRRLRLREKRKEQRIADLVHMSKDTEMQMQKAAIRRTQEFINTRKSWYSIWRKEYFNPLSDSTLKLMRDQIVMAKVYASVARSTGKLDLYDSLIRRIKESQHATRNANSDSELQESALEQAKAMGYVLSDAKDKLHDGAVITRKLRTMLQSLEDTINTVKKHSTFLVQHAAKTMPKPVHCLSLQLTTDYFMSNNINKEVSNEKLEDPSLYHYAIFSDNVLATSVVVNSTVMNAIEPEKHVFHIVTDKLNFAAMKMWFIAHPLPASVNVENIDEFKWLNSSYCSVLRQLESARIQEYYFKATHPSSLSAGNENLKYRNPKYLSMLNHLRFYMPEVYPKLDKLLFLDDDIVVQKDLTPLWSIDMKGMVNGAVETCKESFHRFDTYLNFSNPLISHNFDPQACGWAFGMNIFDLKEWKKRNITGIYHYWQDSNEDRKLWKLGTLPPGLITFYNLTLPLDRSWHVLGLGYDPAINPSDIENAAVIHYNGNYKPWLDLAFTKYKMYWSRYVNVDNSYIKECYAY; encoded by the exons ATGGAGAAAGGTTTCTTCGACATTCAAATCCTTCTCATCATAGTGGCTGCAGCCTTTTTCTTCATTCAG GTACATGGTTTCACAGCAGATTCTTCACTTGGACAAGGAAATTTCCAGCAACCAGAGGAG AATATTTATATAGCTGTATCCTATGTGGACTCTTCTGGTAAGTTCCGAACTCAGAAGGTTGATTCAAAGACCTTATCGTCATCCTGGGTCTGGGAGAGTTCAATTGATGGAAATCTTAGCCAACAAATTATTGGACAG ATCCCAGAAAAGTTGACTGAACACCCTATGAATGTTACCGAAGAGAGTGTTCATCCTCCAACTTACTATAATCAACCATCCAATCCTATAGATCCAATCAAGCTTAGACGTCTG CGATTGCGGGAAAAAAGGAAGGAACAACGAATTGCAGATCTTGTTCATATGAGCAAAGACACTGAAATGCAGATGCAAAAAGCAGCCATCCGACGTACACAAGAGTTCATCAACACAAGAAAGTCATGGTATAGCATATGGAGGAAAGAATATTTTAATCCTCTCTCTGATTCCACTCTTAAACTGATGAGAGATCAGATTGTAATGGCTAAGGTGTATGCTAGTGTTGCTCGTTCCACTGGAAAACTCGACCTTTATGATTCTCTGATTAGACGCATCAAAGAAAGTCAACATGCTACTCGAAATGCAAATTCAGATTCTGAGCTACAGGAGAG TGCTCTTGAACAAGCAAAAGCTATGGGCTATGTCCTGTCCGATGCAAAAGACAAGCTACACGATGGTGCTGTTATCACAAGAAAGTTGCGGACTATGCTTCAATCATTAGAGGACACCATAAACACAGTTAAGAAACACAGTACATTTTTAGTTCAGCATGCTGCAAAGACAATGCCCAAACCGGTCCATTGTCTATCTTTACAACTTACAACTGATTACTTCATGAGCAACAATATTAACAAAGAAGTATCAAATGAGAAGCTTGAGGATCCCTCGCTTTACCATTATGCTATATTCTCCGATAATGTTCTCGCTACCTCAGTTGTTGTCAACTCTACTGTTATGAATGCCATAGAACCAGAGAAGCATGTGTTTCACATTGTCACAGACAAACTAAACTTTGCAGCCATGAAGATGTGGTTCATTGCTCATCCCCTGCCAGCGTCTGTCAATGTGGAAAACATCGATGAATTCAAGTGGCTTAATTCCTCCTACTGCTCTGTTCTTCGCCAACTTGAATCTGCCAGAATCCAAGAGTACTACTTCAAAGCGACTCATCCATCATCTCTTTCTGCTGGAAATGAAAATCTTAAATACAGGAATCCCAAGTATTTGTCAATGCTTAACCATCTAAGATTCTACATGCCGGAGGTTTATCCTAAACTCGACAAGTTGCTTTTCCTCGATGATGATATTGTGGTGCAAAAGGATCTGACACCGCTCTGGTCCATAGATATGAAAGGAATGGTCAATGGTGCAGTTGAGACATGCAAAGAGAGCTTTCATCGGTTTGATACCTATCTCAATTTCTCGAACCCACTAATATCTCATAATTTTGATCCTCAAGCATGTGGGTGGGCCTTTGGGATGAATATATTCGACCTGAAGGAATGGAAGAAGCGAAATATCACTGGAATTTATCATTATTGGCAGGATTCG AATGAGGACCGTAAACTGTGGAAGCTTGGGACACTGCCGCCGGGACTGATTACTTTCTACAATTTGACATTACCATTGGATCGTAGTTGGCATGTTTTAGGGCTTGGGTATGATCCAGCCATAAACCCTTCAGACATAGAGAATGCTGCTGTTATTCACTATAATGGCAATTACAAGCCATGGTTGGATCTTGCCTTTACCAAGTACAAGATGTATTGGTCTAGGTATGTTAATGTTGACAACTCATATATTAAAGAATGCTATGCTTACTGA
- the LOC122019648 gene encoding rop guanine nucleotide exchange factor 1-like, whose amino-acid sequence MRSVSSEEEEADDQPNDRLRRACASSSEVGVPAEALLPGSDALCWEPKSEKRPTDVSEVEMMKERFAKLLLGEDMSGGGKGVSTALAISNAITNLSATVFGELWRLEPLAPQKSAMWRREMGWLLSVSDHIVELIPAIQEFPGGGTFEVMISRPRADLRANLPALRKLDSMLLGTLDGFRETEFWYVDRGILVADADGDGTKSPARRPSFRQEEKWWLPVPRVPPDGLSEEARKRLQQSRDCVNQILKAAMSINSGVLAEMEIPGVYFEALPKSGKSCLGDIIHRYITAEQCSPDCLLDFLDLSSEHHILEITNRIEAAIYVWRLKGQKKHPKTKGKTKSWSGKVKVLVGDSERNLLFASRADGLLQSLRLRFPGLPQTDLDMNKIQYNRDVGLSILESYSRVMESLAFNIVARIDDLIFVDDATKKCAAAEAIAVFDYRGLGGLPLQKRFSPSPLSMNSSPPYPSPFDTPTFCASTPVTGSPLRIPSLSNGRLQGPKPISHDIETIWSYTRNLSGRRETGDSHARD is encoded by the exons ATGCGGAGCGTCTCGtccgaggaggaggaggcggacgACCAACCCAACGACCGCCTGCGTCGCGCCTGCGCCTCCTCTTCGGAGGTTGGTGTGCCCGCGGAAGCGCTTCTGCCTGGATCCGATGCTCTCTGCTGGGAACCCAAATCGGAGAAGCGGCCGACCGATGTCTCCG AAGTGGAGATGATGAAGGAGAGGTTCGCGAAGCTTCTTCTCGGCGAAGACATGTCCGGCGGAGGCAAGGGCGTATCCACCGCCCTCGCGATCTCGAACGCCATCACCAATCTCTCCG CTACTGTGTTTGGGGAGCTATGGAGGTTGGAGCCCCTGGCGCCGCAGAAGAGTGCGATGTGGCGGAGGGAGATGGGATGGCTACTAAGCGTGAGTGACCACATTGTGGAGCTAATCCCGGCCATCCAAGAGTTCCCCGGCGGGGGCACCTTCGAGGTGATGATCTCCCGCCCACGTGCCGACCTCCGGGCGAACCTTCCGGCTCTCAGGAAGCTGGATTCCATGCTCCTCGGCACGCTGGATGGGTTCCGAGAAACCGAGTTCTGGTATGTAGATCGGGGAATCCTGGTGGCTGATGCTGATGGGGATGGAACCAAGTCGCCGGCACGAAGGCCATCGTTCAGGCAGGAAGAGAAATGGTGGTTGCCAGTTCCGAGGGTTCCACCGGACGGTCTGTCGGAGGAGGCGAGGAAGAGGCTGCAGCAGTCTAGAGATTGTGTGAATCAGATCCTGAAGGCAGCAATGTCCATTAACAGTGGAGTGCTTGCTGAGATGGAGATTCCCGGCGTTTACTTTGAGGCACTACCTAAG AGTGGGAAATCCTGTTTAGGCGACATCATTCACCGCTACATAACCGCCGAGCAATGTTCACCTGATTGTCTTCTGGACTTTTTGGACTTGTCTTCTGAGCACCATATTCTCGAAATAACAAATAGGATCGAGGCAGCAATATATGTTTGGCGGTTGAAAGGCCAAAAGAAACACCCAAAAACGAAAGGCAAGACAAAGTCATGGAGTGGAAAGGTTAAGGTTCTTGTTGGTGACAGTGAAAGAAACCTACTTTTTGCTTCCCGGGCTGATGGCCTCTTGCAAAGCCTACGACTTCGTTTCCCTGGTCTCCCTCAGACTGATCTGGATATGAACAAGATTCAGTATAATCGG GATGTGGGACTGTCCATTCTTGAGAGCTATTCGAGGGTAATGGAGAGTTTGGCTTTCAATATCGTGGCAAGAATTGATGACTTGATCTTTGTGGACGATGCTACAAAAAAATGTGCTGCTGCTGAAGCTATTGCAGTCTTTGATTATCGAGGACTAGGAGGACTTCCACTTCAAAAACGATTCTCGCCCAGCCCATTGTCCATGAATAGTTCACCACCTTATCCCTCACCATTTGATACACCCACATTTTGTGCTTCCACTCCAGTTACCGGAAGCCCATTGAGAATTCCATCGTTAAGCAACGGCAGGCTCCAAGGTCCAAAGCCTATTTCTCATGATATAGAGACAATATGGTCATATACTAGGAACTTAAGTGGCAGAAGAGAAACAGGAGATTCCCATGCGAGGGACTAA
- the LOC122019650 gene encoding trafficking protein particle complex subunit 2-like protein: MIACVAVVGHQNNPLYLQSFTGADDALKLHHIVHCSLDVIDERVNNPKRSVITLNESYLGLLYPTESYKVYGYLSNTKVKFLVVTTDLDVKDTDIRSFFRRFHAAYVDAVSNPFHVPGKKIISRIFAVRVSGIVKAFAPGTYG, translated from the exons atgatcgcgtgcgtcgcaGTCGTCGGTCACCAG AACAACCCGCTTTACCTGCAGAGCTTCACCGGTGCCGACGATGCCCTCAAGCTCCACCACATCGTCCACTGCTCCCTCGACGTTATTGACGAGAGAG TGAATAATCCTAAGAGGTCCGTGATTACTCTAAATGAGAGTTATCTTGGTCTTTTATATCCTACAGAGAGTTACAAAGT ATATGGGTACTTGTCTAACACAAAGGTGAAATTCCTCGTGGTAACAACTGATTTGGATGTCAAAGATACTGATATTAGGAGT TTCTTCAGGAGATTCCACGCTGCATACGTCGATGCTGTTTCCAACCCCTTCCATGTTCCAGGAAAGAAGATAATCTCCAGGATCTTTGCCGTGAGAGTCAGCGGCATCGTCAAAGCTTTTGCACCAGGCACATATGGATGA